From Candidatus Palauibacter australiensis, one genomic window encodes:
- a CDS encoding Nramp family divalent metal transporter, which yields MSDREPMADDGLDPEDFTLPSLRPRDLLAHFGPGLILMMTGIGTSHVVTAPTAGGRFAYALLWCLPVAYVFKYYGFEMAFRFTNATGKSLLEAYATARWKWPLWYVMATTLIQCAIGQAGRLIAAAAVLYYLFSEYLGLPVPLEAYAALLGVLSVAIILRGSYKAVENTTKALAGVLVLSSVAVYIVQPAPLAEMGNFFLFEIPDGSWLVIAGFLGLLPTGIDVSLQASEWGKAKRAGMSKVRPHLEASGVVPRFDPFTSPASDLAVDTARLSPHAREYCRRWFRIGLWDFRTGHVVSFVLAAIFVLLAAVWLYPSPIEGRAVMGEIAGIFTLSVGPGMMMIFMLGALAATYSTAFNYFDGWPRIVGACCRNLFRTTARLNGISPEDRADPERRRTWNSEYNIYRMTMFYSLIASVLYITFDPRPVFLVLVASALAFFVAPVIYFFNLYFCLKVIPKEDELFYPSWFARWFGGLSLLIFTGLCGILIFARVFRIPLFGA from the coding sequence ATGTCCGATCGCGAACCGATGGCCGACGACGGATTGGACCCGGAGGACTTCACCCTCCCGTCGCTCCGGCCGCGCGATCTGCTCGCTCACTTCGGCCCCGGGCTGATCCTCATGATGACGGGGATCGGAACGAGCCACGTCGTGACCGCGCCCACCGCCGGAGGCCGGTTCGCCTATGCCCTCCTCTGGTGCCTGCCCGTCGCCTACGTCTTCAAGTACTACGGGTTCGAGATGGCCTTCCGGTTCACGAACGCCACCGGGAAGAGTCTCCTCGAGGCCTACGCCACGGCACGCTGGAAGTGGCCGCTCTGGTACGTGATGGCGACGACGCTCATCCAGTGCGCCATCGGCCAGGCGGGGCGTCTGATCGCGGCCGCCGCGGTCCTCTACTACCTGTTCAGCGAATACCTGGGCCTTCCCGTCCCGCTCGAAGCGTACGCGGCGCTGCTCGGCGTGCTCTCCGTGGCCATCATCCTCCGGGGCAGTTACAAGGCCGTCGAGAACACGACGAAGGCGCTCGCGGGCGTCCTCGTCCTCTCGTCGGTCGCCGTCTACATCGTCCAGCCGGCGCCGCTAGCCGAGATGGGGAACTTCTTCCTCTTCGAGATCCCCGACGGGTCGTGGCTCGTGATCGCGGGCTTCCTCGGCCTCCTGCCGACCGGCATCGACGTCTCGCTGCAGGCGTCGGAGTGGGGGAAGGCGAAGCGCGCGGGCATGAGCAAGGTCCGGCCCCACCTCGAGGCGTCGGGCGTCGTGCCTCGCTTCGACCCCTTCACCTCGCCCGCCTCCGACCTGGCGGTCGATACGGCGCGGCTCTCCCCGCACGCGCGGGAGTACTGCCGCCGCTGGTTCCGGATCGGGCTGTGGGACTTCCGGACCGGCCACGTCGTCTCCTTCGTGCTCGCGGCGATCTTCGTTCTGCTCGCCGCGGTGTGGCTCTATCCGAGTCCGATCGAGGGACGCGCCGTCATGGGAGAGATCGCGGGCATCTTCACGCTCAGCGTGGGGCCGGGGATGATGATGATCTTCATGCTCGGGGCGCTCGCGGCCACCTATTCCACCGCCTTCAACTACTTCGACGGATGGCCCCGCATCGTCGGCGCCTGCTGCCGGAACCTCTTCCGCACGACGGCGCGCCTGAACGGGATATCGCCGGAGGATCGGGCCGATCCGGAACGGCGGCGGACCTGGAACTCCGAGTACAACATCTACCGGATGACGATGTTCTACTCGCTCATCGCTTCGGTCCTCTACATCACCTTCGACCCGCGGCCCGTATTCCTCGTGCTCGTCGCCTCGGCGCTCGCCTTCTTCGTCGCGCCCGTGATCTACTTCTTCAACCTCTACTTCTGCCTGAAGGTGATCCCCAAGGAGGACGAACTCTTCTACCCGTCGTGGTTCGCGCGCTGGTTCGGAGGGTTGAGCCTGCTGATCTTCACCGGCCTGTGCGGCATTCTTATTTTCGCGCGCGTGTTCAGGATCCCCCTGTTCGGCGCGTAG
- a CDS encoding lipocalin-like domain-containing protein: MAAGCAPEPAAEADNPFVGAWSLASWESRTAAGEVSLPYDGNPAGQIAYTADGRMSAQLMQVGRELPDAAEVTGQEMRDAMLGGFFSYYGDYSVDMEAGVVTHHVEGALLPSWVGSDRPRSFTFNGPDRLILSTEPDPARGGGAVGTLVWERVRGQR; encoded by the coding sequence TTGGCCGCGGGCTGTGCCCCGGAACCCGCCGCCGAAGCGGACAACCCCTTCGTCGGGGCGTGGTCGCTCGCCTCGTGGGAGAGCCGCACCGCGGCCGGCGAGGTGTCGCTGCCCTACGACGGGAATCCCGCCGGCCAGATCGCCTACACGGCCGACGGCCGCATGTCCGCGCAGCTGATGCAGGTGGGGCGGGAACTCCCCGATGCCGCGGAGGTCACCGGACAGGAGATGCGCGACGCGATGCTGGGTGGCTTCTTCTCCTACTACGGGGACTACAGCGTCGACATGGAGGCGGGTGTCGTCACGCACCACGTGGAGGGCGCGCTGCTGCCGAGCTGGGTCGGCTCGGACCGGCCGCGCTCGTTCACCTTCAACGGGCCGGACCGGTTGATTCTGAGCACCGAACCGGACCCCGCGCGCGGCGGAGGCGCCGTGGGAACGCTCGTCTGGGAGAGGGTTCGAGGACAACGATGA